ACAGGCCTCCCGCGGCTGTGTAGGCGACGCCCGCGGCGGGCGTCCCCAGTTCGAAGCGCCTGGCGTCCGCCCGAGGGGTCGCGTCGCGGATGTTGAAAAGGAACTGGTTTTCAACACCGAACCAGGAAAGCGTGACCGGATCGACACAAACCCCTGGGTTCACATGGAGATATGCCATCCCCGGACCGCCGCACAGCCACTTGAGCGCGCCGCCGACGAGGAAGTCCACCCCCAGCGCCCCGGCGTCGATCGTCAGTTGTCCATTTGACTGGTATGCGTCCAGAAGGATGAACGACCCGGCGCCGTGCGCGATGCGCGTGAGTTCCGCCGCGTCCTGCGTGTTGCCGCTCGTGAAGAAGACGTGCGACGTCGCGAGCAGCGCGGTGCGCTCGTCCACGGCGGCCCGGATCGATTCGAGGGGGACGTGAATCCCGTCGGGACTCGGCACGATCTCGACTTCGAGGCCGTTCGCCCGCTGCGACAGGAAGTGGTGCCCGACGGTAGGGAAGTCGAGTTCGGTGAGGACGACCTTGTTGCGGCCCGTGCCCCGGACACTGGCCGCGATGGCTCCCCACACGACGGAGACCGCGGCCGAAACGCTCGACATGAGCGCGATCGTGTCGGCGTCGGCCTCGATCGTGTGTCCGAATTGCGTCCGGACCTCCTCGAGCTTGGCGACCCAGATCTCATACCAGGCGGCCGCACCCATCTCGTGCCACAGATCCTCGAAGCGCCGGCGCTCCTCGACGGAGCGGAGAGAGAGCGCGCCGAGGGAGTTGGAGTTGAGGTAGGTCTTGCGGGAAAGGATCGGAAACTGGCCCCGCAACTCGTCGATCCGATCGTCGAGCGGCAGCGCCGACTCCGCTACGGCGGCCGCGGCACCGGGGCTGGCCGATCGTGCGGCAGCCGGACTGGCCGACCCCGCCGCTGCCGCGCTGGCGGACCCCCTCGCAGCCGGAATATCGTGTTTCGCCATGGATGATCCGTCGCACTCGACCCCGCAGCAGGGGCCGCTTCTCGATTTCGAGGCAGGCCAGGCGCTCGAACGGCGCGACCGCAAGCACGCCGGTCCCGGCGGCGAACCGGACTGCCCCCGGTGCGAGGCCCGCATGGTGCGCTGCGTCGAGCAGCACCGGGCGCCCCGCTCCGACGACTCGCCGTTCCGGGTCCGACTCGCGTGCCCGGCGACCGACTGCGGCGCGTGGACATCCTACAATTGGTAGAAGGCACCGACCCCGACAACCCGCCCGCTACCACTCCATCTCGGGGAGCACGCCCGCCTGGAGCCGGAACATCTCGTTGATCGTGTGGACCGCCGTGCGGTAGGAGTCTGTCGTCGGATCTAGCAGGAGCGCCTGCAGCAGCGTCCCGCGAGAACCCTCAGCGAAGGCGTCGACGAGGAGCCGGTTGATCGATGTCTGGGTCCTGAGCAATCCGAGGATCCCTTCCGGCAGCGGCGCCATGGCGGCGGGATGGAGCCCGCTCGCGTCGGCGCGGGCGGGGACTTCGACGACGGCCCCGTCGGGAAGGGTGGGCACGTAACCCTGGTTGGGGACGTTCACCGCATCGAGATGCGTATCGATCCCGCACAACACGCCCTCGAGCAGGGGGACCGCCAGTTCGCCGGAAGGAACGAGATCTCCTGACGACGTGAGTTCCCCGCCCGCCCCGACTTGGTCCTCCCCGCCGCGGTCGCCGCCGTCGTCCCGCACCCGGGGGAGCGGGGACTCGGGAAACGCCGGCACGTCGGTCGGGTTCTCGCCGAGGTTGTAGAGCCAGGTGGGGGTCTCTCCCGTTTCCCACG
This window of the Candidatus Palauibacter australiensis genome carries:
- a CDS encoding aminotransferase class V-fold PLP-dependent enzyme, giving the protein MAKHDIPAARGSASAAAAGSASPAAARSASPGAAAAVAESALPLDDRIDELRGQFPILSRKTYLNSNSLGALSLRSVEERRRFEDLWHEMGAAAWYEIWVAKLEEVRTQFGHTIEADADTIALMSSVSAAVSVVWGAIAASVRGTGRNKVVLTELDFPTVGHHFLSQRANGLEVEIVPSPDGIHVPLESIRAAVDERTALLATSHVFFTSGNTQDAAELTRIAHGAGSFILLDAYQSNGQLTIDAGALGVDFLVGGALKWLCGGPGMAYLHVNPGVCVDPVTLSWFGVENQFLFNIRDATPRADARRFELGTPAAGVAYTAAGGLSTVLEYGIQAIQHRNRFLANDLRERLSDLGYRLHQASDPAARSALVLVEYDGDAAAAVRHLAARDVVVDHRGPLVRFSPHFYNTLEDNERAVAALAET